One part of the Georgfuchsia toluolica genome encodes these proteins:
- a CDS encoding pilus assembly PilX family protein, whose translation MNQGIRQKGFVLVMALIMLVILTLLVISAIRVSNSNLRVAGNMQSGQEAVSAAQQATEQAISTNFTVAPAAQTVNVDINKDGTTDYAVTVPAPTCISTKPLQNSDLDPVNTADQPCISSSTSANTGLMTTGAPAATGQAWCNQQKWEVRAQVNDVVTGAAVTTRQGVSMRTVIGTACP comes from the coding sequence ATGAATCAGGGCATTCGCCAGAAAGGTTTTGTTCTCGTGATGGCGCTGATCATGCTGGTCATCCTTACCTTGTTGGTGATTTCCGCGATACGGGTGAGCAACTCGAACCTCCGCGTAGCCGGAAATATGCAGTCCGGACAGGAGGCGGTCTCCGCCGCACAGCAAGCTACCGAACAGGCAATTAGCACCAATTTCACCGTAGCCCCCGCCGCACAGACCGTCAACGTGGATATCAACAAGGACGGCACAACCGACTATGCGGTCACCGTCCCGGCTCCGACGTGTATCAGCACCAAGCCTTTGCAAAATTCAGACCTCGACCCGGTGAACACGGCTGACCAACCCTGTATCAGCAGCAGCACGTCAGCCAATACGGGCCTGATGACGACGGGTGCGCCCGCCGCGACTGGCCAGGCCTGGTGCAACCAGCAGAAATGGGAAGTTCGAGCCCAGGTGAATGACGTCGTGACTGGTGCGGCGGTGACGACGCGCCAGGGGGTTTCGATGCGTACCGTGATTGGAACGGCTTGCCCCTGA
- a CDS encoding PilC/PilY family type IV pilus protein: MNAMRLFLRFWALLVLVSLSWQAAADDTDIYGGNSTAGAAPNLLIVIDSAANFSANAANCTYADGSAPTLNGTAGGIEQCALVDTINALPDAGTVNIGLMSYNANNIGSGAAAGVAATCSGGASASGNNGNGGCLLMPFTLMDAAGKARFVSFIKSWQSSGTTNATNFVIKTNAEATGAAVQEAWAYYDGKVGISGTNYATDIIGGGCQKNFMIFIGNAFNSSGTPGDGSGAADPSNSTTGLNSAQAGATTAQKIKLSNTVYFDTATCGVSSIAASTSSSDWSSNWADEWTRLMYQKDASSDRDGVQHIITYAIGVIDQASCKPLYSALLKNMAEYGGGKYFQSSGNANDIKNAILKILNEVQAVNSVFASSSLPVSVNAQGTYLNQIYMGMFRPDPEANPRWLGNLKQYSFIVNADGSLALGDALGLGALSSSGTGFLSPNATSFWTCSNASNAYLSSLTAAERALLACPSDNDPSGGFWQNFPAFAQSAGVFYDLPDGEYVEKGGAAQQIRLHNLTADYTATAGTSTNPRKLYTYCAAGSSCIADLANNANVFSPSNPDMTDSMFGSFTRYKVSSIVRTGTTAVVTTAGNHGFTTGNLISISGADDSAYNVTQTPSAVTANTFTITGLPDYPTTPSAAAYIVGLHNTSTAYNVSSITRPGGSTATNSETATATTSSVHPFVAGNGVTISNASPPYGGLVVINASPAPTATSFTYPVTLTPSVTSANTYTVFRPSTGLAITSIAKGSGKSTVTTANNHGLAGGQTVTISGTGNALYDKTFTVVATPAPGATTFQINIGSANGSGFSSAGAIVTGQSQTLTIAPGNISRASNAATTMATATGITASIFYNGAQVQIAKSAGTNTNESAYEGTFTIACSGTCASFTFSVPVSPALSATRIDSTQPITAAFGGSPDTIAAGAITRSGATATMTGLTANKFASGNLVDISTVGSYPNEAAYAGTWTIACSGTCTTATFGPVTLTPTSPALGASILAYSGAAPNPTPLINWVRGQDNFGDETGPGGDVTMRPSVHGDVLHSRPMVLNYGDTKGVVVFYGDNGGVFHAVNGNKHNFAGTPASWGTPGGEIWGFVPPEVFSKLSRQRINDPDLLLPTTPVGITPAPQKKDYFIDGATGVYQLTDSAGVVQKAVLYLTMRRGGSLIYALDVTDPAQPQVLWRVDSSSLGMAELGQTWSLPKVARVKGRASPVLIFGAGYDTNEDSEPPSVADTMGRGIFILDALTGSLVWSATYGASAGCTSGVDPVTTTTGSVACTNPKLLYAMPSDVTLIDKNSDGYIDRLYVGDLGGNLWRVDLEPSLISSLADTWQINRIASLGCYSSDCPLPTSTTPRKIFFPPEVISASGYDAVFVVTGDREHPLVGSTSTQRNNRVFMLQDQHTGSDVLASPAQALIRPNQLTDQTDCSSTTVKAPCTTTTTWVAYAGQSPGYSITLAPGEKGVNAPLVVAGSVYFGTNQPTPVDPSKCTSNLGEARGYRLNPFTAQYGYTVFDGGGLPPSPVAGVVQIERTIVGADGTTTTVMENVPFAIGTGQGQVTPGGEKMGNPEAPPCAGADCKSAEGGAKPPIDVSTSRTRTYWYVEGK; the protein is encoded by the coding sequence ATGAACGCGATGCGACTTTTTCTCAGGTTCTGGGCTTTACTCGTCCTGGTGAGCTTGTCCTGGCAGGCAGCGGCCGATGACACGGATATTTACGGCGGCAATTCCACGGCGGGCGCGGCCCCGAATTTGCTGATCGTGATCGACAGCGCGGCGAATTTTTCGGCAAATGCTGCAAACTGTACCTACGCGGATGGAAGCGCGCCGACGCTGAATGGAACGGCGGGCGGCATCGAGCAGTGCGCGCTGGTCGATACCATCAATGCGCTTCCCGATGCGGGCACGGTCAATATCGGCCTGATGTCCTACAACGCCAACAATATCGGCAGCGGCGCCGCAGCGGGGGTCGCCGCCACCTGCTCGGGTGGCGCCAGCGCGTCGGGCAACAATGGTAACGGAGGTTGCCTGCTCATGCCGTTTACCCTGATGGATGCGGCGGGGAAAGCCAGATTCGTCAGCTTTATAAAGTCGTGGCAAAGCAGTGGCACAACGAATGCGACGAATTTCGTCATCAAGACCAATGCTGAAGCCACCGGGGCGGCTGTGCAGGAGGCCTGGGCATACTACGACGGCAAGGTCGGCATCTCCGGCACGAATTACGCCACAGACATTATTGGAGGAGGATGCCAGAAGAACTTCATGATCTTCATTGGCAATGCGTTCAATAGCTCGGGGACGCCCGGTGATGGATCAGGCGCCGCTGACCCCTCGAATTCGACCACGGGCCTGAATTCGGCCCAAGCCGGCGCGACGACCGCACAGAAAATCAAGCTGAGTAATACCGTATATTTCGATACCGCCACCTGCGGCGTGTCGAGCATTGCGGCAAGCACGAGCTCCAGCGACTGGTCATCGAACTGGGCGGACGAGTGGACGCGCCTGATGTATCAGAAGGACGCATCCTCGGATCGCGATGGCGTTCAGCACATCATTACCTATGCGATTGGCGTCATCGATCAGGCTTCCTGCAAACCACTTTATTCGGCGCTGCTGAAGAACATGGCCGAATACGGAGGCGGCAAGTACTTTCAATCCAGTGGAAACGCTAACGACATCAAGAATGCCATCCTGAAGATTCTCAACGAAGTGCAGGCCGTCAATAGCGTCTTCGCCTCATCGAGCCTGCCGGTAAGCGTGAATGCCCAGGGCACGTATCTGAACCAGATCTATATGGGCATGTTCCGCCCAGACCCAGAGGCGAACCCGCGCTGGCTGGGCAATCTCAAACAGTATTCTTTTATCGTGAATGCGGACGGTTCGCTTGCGCTTGGCGATGCGCTCGGTTTGGGTGCGCTGTCTTCAAGCGGAACCGGATTCCTGTCTCCCAACGCCACCAGCTTCTGGACCTGCTCGAATGCCTCGAACGCGTATCTGAGCAGTTTGACCGCAGCCGAAAGGGCCTTGCTGGCGTGTCCGAGCGACAATGACCCGAGTGGCGGGTTCTGGCAAAACTTCCCCGCCTTTGCACAAAGTGCCGGCGTCTTTTACGACCTGCCGGACGGCGAATATGTCGAGAAGGGGGGCGCAGCGCAGCAGATTCGATTGCACAATCTCACCGCCGACTACACGGCCACCGCGGGGACCTCGACCAATCCCCGCAAGCTGTACACCTACTGTGCCGCTGGATCGAGTTGCATCGCGGACTTGGCCAATAATGCGAATGTATTTTCGCCGTCCAATCCGGACATGACGGATTCCATGTTCGGATCCTTCACCCGCTACAAAGTGTCTTCAATTGTCCGCACCGGAACCACAGCCGTCGTGACAACGGCCGGCAATCATGGCTTCACTACGGGCAATTTGATCTCCATCAGCGGCGCTGATGACAGTGCATACAACGTAACTCAGACTCCGAGCGCCGTCACGGCCAATACATTCACCATCACGGGACTGCCTGACTATCCGACCACACCGTCGGCGGCCGCCTATATCGTTGGCTTGCACAACACAAGTACGGCCTACAACGTTAGCTCCATCACGCGACCGGGGGGCAGCACGGCAACGAACTCGGAAACAGCGACGGCAACCACCAGCAGCGTACATCCCTTCGTCGCAGGCAATGGCGTCACCATCTCGAACGCGTCGCCACCCTATGGCGGCCTGGTCGTTATCAACGCATCCCCCGCGCCCACGGCAACGAGCTTCACCTATCCGGTAACTCTGACGCCGTCCGTCACGTCGGCAAATACCTATACCGTTTTCAGGCCTTCGACCGGGTTGGCCATTACCTCGATTGCGAAAGGAAGTGGCAAGAGTACCGTTACCACAGCGAACAACCATGGGCTTGCGGGCGGGCAGACGGTGACCATAAGCGGTACCGGAAATGCATTGTATGACAAGACATTTACGGTCGTCGCTACTCCGGCACCAGGAGCGACGACATTCCAGATTAATATCGGCAGCGCAAACGGATCAGGTTTCAGTTCGGCGGGGGCCATCGTGACGGGGCAAAGCCAAACGCTGACGATCGCGCCGGGCAACATTTCTCGCGCCAGCAACGCGGCCACAACGATGGCGACCGCGACCGGCATCACGGCGAGCATCTTTTACAACGGCGCCCAGGTTCAGATTGCCAAGTCTGCCGGCACTAATACCAATGAGTCCGCTTATGAAGGCACCTTCACGATCGCTTGCAGCGGCACATGCGCCAGTTTTACCTTTTCGGTGCCGGTAAGCCCTGCGCTGTCGGCCACGAGGATAGACAGTACCCAGCCGATTACCGCGGCATTCGGCGGCAGTCCCGACACCATTGCGGCGGGAGCGATCACTCGCAGCGGCGCCACGGCCACGATGACCGGACTCACCGCCAACAAGTTCGCCAGCGGAAATCTGGTCGATATTTCAACGGTGGGCAGCTACCCGAATGAAGCAGCTTACGCCGGGACATGGACCATTGCCTGCTCCGGCACCTGTACCACGGCGACCTTCGGGCCGGTGACCTTGACGCCCACGAGCCCGGCCTTGGGCGCCAGTATTTTGGCCTATAGCGGCGCCGCACCCAATCCCACCCCGCTCATCAACTGGGTGCGCGGGCAGGATAATTTCGGCGATGAAACCGGACCGGGAGGCGACGTCACCATGCGGCCTTCCGTGCATGGCGATGTCCTGCATTCGCGCCCGATGGTGTTGAATTATGGCGATACCAAGGGAGTGGTGGTGTTCTATGGGGACAATGGAGGCGTCTTTCACGCCGTCAACGGGAACAAGCACAACTTCGCCGGTACGCCAGCCTCGTGGGGAACTCCGGGCGGTGAAATATGGGGCTTCGTCCCACCTGAAGTATTCTCGAAATTGAGTCGCCAGCGCATTAATGACCCTGACCTTTTGCTGCCAACGACACCTGTGGGCATCACGCCGGCTCCGCAGAAGAAGGATTATTTCATCGACGGTGCAACCGGGGTATATCAACTCACCGACAGCGCCGGAGTGGTCCAGAAGGCGGTGCTGTACCTGACGATGCGGCGGGGCGGCAGCCTGATTTACGCGCTCGATGTCACCGATCCGGCTCAGCCGCAGGTCCTCTGGAGGGTGGATAGTTCGTCGTTGGGGATGGCGGAACTGGGGCAGACCTGGTCTTTGCCAAAAGTGGCCCGGGTCAAGGGGAGGGCCAGCCCGGTACTGATCTTCGGCGCCGGCTACGATACGAACGAAGACAGCGAGCCGCCGTCTGTGGCTGACACGATGGGACGCGGTATCTTTATACTCGATGCCTTGACGGGCAGCCTGGTGTGGAGCGCCACCTATGGTGCCTCGGCGGGCTGTACCTCTGGCGTCGACCCGGTCACAACGACCACCGGCAGCGTAGCGTGCACGAATCCAAAACTGCTCTATGCGATGCCGTCCGATGTCACCCTCATAGACAAGAACAGCGATGGCTATATCGATCGCCTTTATGTGGGCGACCTTGGCGGCAATCTCTGGCGCGTCGATCTTGAACCCTCATTGATTTCATCGCTGGCCGATACGTGGCAGATAAATCGTATCGCTTCCCTGGGATGCTACAGCTCGGATTGCCCTCTGCCGACCAGCACCACGCCGCGAAAGATCTTCTTCCCGCCAGAGGTGATCAGCGCCTCCGGTTATGATGCCGTCTTTGTGGTGACCGGCGACCGCGAGCATCCCCTGGTTGGTTCCACTTCTACACAGCGCAACAACCGCGTGTTCATGCTTCAGGACCAGCATACTGGCAGCGATGTTCTCGCGAGCCCGGCACAGGCGCTGATTCGACCCAATCAACTGACCGACCAGACCGATTGTTCCTCGACGACGGTGAAGGCGCCGTGTACCACGACGACGACATGGGTTGCTTATGCCGGGCAGAGTCCGGGCTATTCGATTACGCTCGCGCCGGGTGAGAAGGGGGTGAATGCACCGCTGGTGGTGGCCGGGTCCGTGTATTTCGGCACCAACCAGCCCACTCCGGTCGATCCTTCAAAGTGCACTTCCAATCTGGGCGAGGCCCGTGGCTATCGCCTCAATCCCTTTACGGCGCAGTATGGCTACACGGTATTTGATGGTGGGGGGCTTCCGCCTTCGCCGGTTGCCGGTGTTGTGCAGATAGAGAGGACGATTGTCGGCGCCGATGGCACTACAACGACCGTAATGGAAAATGTGCCATTTGCGATCGGTACTGGACAGGGCCAAGTGACGCCGGGTGGAGAAAAAATGGGGAATCCGGAGGCTCCGCCTTGTGCTGGAGCGGATTGCAAATCTGCCGAAGGAGGGGCAAAGCCCCCGATTGATGTCTCGACCAGCAGGACGCGCACTTATTGGTATGTAGAAGGCAAATAA
- a CDS encoding heavy metal translocating P-type ATPase, which yields MFDQYSPNCYHCGLPIPAGLDLHVDIAGAAQPMCCNGCVAVARAIIGNGLADYYCHRDALPESPREAMPALARDLALYDHPEVQKSFVRPAGEHEREAALILEGITCAACVWLNESHLARQPGVTAVDINYATRRARVRWDERRIHLSQILAAVAAIGYRAHPYDANKLEQLARKERRSALWRLFVAGFGMMQVMMYALPAYIATEGSMTADIAQLMRWASFALTLPVMFYSSAPFFVNAWHDIRLLRVGMDVPVALGVGSAFMASSWATVAGAGEVYFDSVTMFIFLLLGGRYLEMMARQQAVRNVESLARAVPAVAERLLRYPAHDSETIVAADLRCGDVVLVRPGNAIPADGAVIEGESHADESLLTGESRPVAKRVDDKVIGGSVNIDSPLTLRVTRVGEQTRLAAIRRLMDQAAMEKPRLVRVADRVAARFVSALLVLAAVTAAVWYFIDPSRALWVFVSVLVVSCPCALSLAMPAALTVASGVLSRRGLLVAHGHAIETLAKATHIMFDKTGTLTRGQLQLVEVLPCRDLSKGSLRIMAAALERGSTHPIAHALGQGSTTFPHKVEQLRTHTGGGIEAWVDGILVRLGKPEFAAALHAYPVPQGVVEWQAEGATVVAMADAQGWLGFFRLADSVRADAAAMVRELHALQLQLGILSGDSGEAAQHVANELAIEHVTCRLAPEAKREHIRAAQTRGAIVAMVGDGVNDAPVLAQAQVSIAMGSGTDLARTQSDLVLMGESLMPIADGIGIARRTLAIVRQNLAWAFVYNLTAIPLAMAGWVTPWMAGIGMSASSLLVVLNALRLQKS from the coding sequence TTGTTCGACCAATATTCCCCTAACTGTTACCACTGCGGTCTGCCGATTCCGGCAGGCCTCGATTTGCACGTAGATATCGCTGGCGCGGCACAGCCCATGTGCTGCAACGGCTGCGTCGCTGTGGCGCGGGCGATTATCGGCAACGGCCTCGCCGACTACTACTGCCATCGCGACGCGCTGCCGGAGAGCCCGCGCGAGGCCATGCCCGCGCTGGCGCGCGACCTGGCCCTGTATGACCATCCCGAGGTGCAGAAGAGCTTCGTGCGTCCCGCCGGCGAGCATGAACGCGAGGCGGCGCTGATTCTCGAAGGCATTACCTGCGCCGCCTGCGTCTGGTTGAACGAGTCGCACCTCGCCCGCCAGCCGGGAGTGACGGCGGTGGATATCAACTACGCGACGCGACGTGCACGGGTGCGTTGGGACGAACGCAGGATTCACCTTTCGCAGATTCTTGCGGCTGTCGCCGCCATCGGCTATCGCGCCCATCCCTACGATGCGAACAAGCTGGAGCAACTGGCGCGAAAGGAGCGCCGCAGCGCCTTGTGGCGCCTGTTCGTGGCTGGCTTCGGCATGATGCAGGTGATGATGTACGCGCTTCCCGCCTATATTGCGACCGAGGGCAGCATGACGGCGGACATTGCCCAGCTCATGCGCTGGGCCAGCTTCGCGCTGACGCTGCCGGTGATGTTCTATTCTTCCGCGCCGTTTTTTGTGAATGCCTGGCACGACATCCGTCTGCTGCGCGTCGGCATGGACGTGCCAGTGGCGCTGGGGGTTGGTTCCGCATTTATGGCCAGTTCGTGGGCAACGGTTGCGGGTGCTGGCGAAGTGTATTTCGATTCGGTCACCATGTTCATTTTTCTGTTGCTGGGCGGGCGCTATCTGGAAATGATGGCGCGGCAACAGGCGGTACGTAATGTCGAGTCGCTGGCGCGGGCTGTGCCGGCAGTCGCGGAACGTCTGCTCCGCTATCCCGCACACGATAGCGAAACCATCGTGGCTGCCGATTTGCGCTGTGGCGATGTCGTGCTGGTGCGGCCGGGGAATGCCATTCCGGCGGATGGCGCGGTGATCGAGGGCGAGAGCCACGCCGACGAGTCGCTGCTGACCGGCGAGAGCCGTCCGGTAGCCAAGCGAGTGGATGATAAAGTCATTGGCGGCAGCGTGAATATCGACAGCCCGCTGACGTTGCGGGTCACGCGTGTCGGCGAACAGACACGCCTGGCCGCGATCCGGCGCCTGATGGATCAGGCGGCCATGGAAAAGCCGCGGCTGGTGCGCGTGGCAGATCGTGTCGCGGCGCGTTTTGTGTCTGCCTTGCTGGTGCTGGCGGCAGTGACTGCCGCAGTTTGGTATTTCATCGATCCGTCTCGTGCGCTGTGGGTGTTCGTTTCCGTGCTGGTGGTGAGTTGCCCCTGCGCGCTGTCGCTGGCGATGCCGGCGGCGCTGACGGTTGCCAGCGGGGTGCTGTCGCGGCGCGGTTTGCTGGTGGCCCATGGTCATGCCATCGAAACGCTGGCGAAGGCGACGCACATCATGTTCGATAAAACTGGCACCTTGACGCGCGGTCAGTTGCAACTCGTGGAGGTGCTGCCATGCCGCGACTTAAGCAAGGGTTCATTGCGCATCATGGCTGCCGCGCTGGAGCGTGGTTCCACGCATCCGATTGCGCATGCGCTGGGGCAGGGAAGCACAACCTTTCCGCACAAGGTGGAACAATTACGTACCCATACAGGCGGTGGCATTGAAGCCTGGGTTGATGGCATCCTTGTCCGGCTGGGTAAGCCGGAATTCGCGGCAGCCTTGCATGCATATCCAGTGCCGCAGGGTGTTGTTGAATGGCAGGCGGAAGGCGCAACGGTCGTCGCGATGGCGGATGCGCAGGGCTGGCTGGGTTTCTTCCGTCTCGCCGATAGTGTGCGCGCGGATGCAGCCGCCATGGTGCGCGAACTGCATGCGCTGCAGTTGCAACTCGGTATCCTCAGCGGCGATTCGGGCGAGGCGGCGCAGCATGTGGCGAACGAACTTGCCATCGAACATGTCACATGTCGTCTCGCGCCTGAAGCCAAGCGCGAACATATCAGGGCCGCGCAGACTCGGGGCGCCATCGTTGCCATGGTGGGCGACGGTGTCAACGATGCACCAGTGCTGGCCCAGGCACAGGTTTCGATCGCAATGGGCAGCGGCACCGATCTGGCGCGCACCCAATCCGACCTGGTACTGATGGGCGAATCGCTCATGCCCATTGCAGACGGCATCGGGATCGCCAGGCGTACACTCGCCATCGTGCGGCAGAATCTGGCCTGGGCCTTCGTATATAACCTCACCGCGATACCGCTGGCGATGGCGGGCTGGGTGACGCCGTGGATGGCCGGGATTGGCATGTCGGCCAGTTCGCTGCTGGTGGTTTTGAATGCGCTGCGCCTGCAAAAGAGTTAA
- the ccoS gene encoding cbb3-type cytochrome oxidase assembly protein CcoS: protein MEILYLLIPMSVVLVFAIALIFWWSVKSGQFEDLEGPAYRILMDDDTINVTLPTACDEKERLTDRAFDLDQLKKKTCP from the coding sequence GTGGAAATCCTTTATCTGTTGATTCCGATGTCCGTTGTGCTGGTGTTTGCGATCGCGCTTATTTTTTGGTGGTCGGTAAAGAGCGGCCAATTTGAGGATCTCGAAGGTCCTGCCTATCGCATCCTGATGGATGACGATACGATCAATGTGACATTGCCCACAGCCTGTGATGAGAAAGAACGGTTGACAGATAGGGCCTTTGATCTGGATCAATTGAAGAAAAAAACTTGCCCCTAG
- the ccoN gene encoding cytochrome-c oxidase, cbb3-type subunit I, translating into MQSEAAYNYQVVRQFSVMTVVWGIVGMLVGVIIAAQLAWPELNVVEWLSYGRLRPLHTNAVIFAFGGCALFATSYYCVQRTSHAPLFAPKLAAFTFWGWQLVIVLAALTLPLGFTSGKEYAELEWPIDLLIAAVWVSYAVVFFGTIMKRKVSHIYVANWFFGGYILTVALLHIVNSAEIPVTLWPMKSYSAYAGVQDAMVQWWYGHNAVGFFLTAGFLGIMYYFVPKQAERPIYSYRLSVVHFWALIFTYMWAGPHHLHYTALPDWTQSLGMVFSLILLAPSWGGMINGIMTLSGAWHKLRTDPILKFMITSLSFYGMSTFEGPMMSIKTVNALSHYTDWTIGHVHSGALGWVGFISIGAIYYLIPRLFGKTQMHSVKLIEAHFWIATIGIVLYIASMWIAGVMQGMMWRETNVDGTLANSFIQSVKATYPFYAVRLLGGVLYLSGMLLMGYNVARTIAGGKPVNAPVLLPAAHAA; encoded by the coding sequence ATGCAATCGGAAGCGGCTTATAACTATCAGGTCGTGCGCCAGTTTTCTGTGATGACCGTGGTGTGGGGCATCGTGGGCATGTTGGTCGGTGTGATTATTGCCGCCCAACTGGCGTGGCCTGAACTGAACGTCGTCGAATGGCTGAGTTACGGCCGCCTGCGGCCCCTGCATACCAATGCGGTGATCTTTGCCTTCGGTGGCTGCGCGTTGTTTGCCACCTCCTACTATTGCGTGCAGCGAACTTCCCATGCGCCGTTGTTTGCGCCGAAGCTTGCCGCATTCACGTTCTGGGGCTGGCAACTGGTCATTGTCCTGGCGGCGCTGACCCTGCCGCTCGGCTTCACTTCCGGCAAGGAATACGCCGAACTGGAATGGCCGATCGACCTGCTGATTGCCGCGGTCTGGGTGTCATACGCGGTAGTGTTTTTCGGCACCATCATGAAGCGCAAGGTGTCCCACATCTATGTCGCCAACTGGTTCTTCGGCGGCTACATCCTGACCGTAGCGCTGCTGCATATCGTCAATAGCGCCGAGATTCCCGTCACCTTGTGGCCGATGAAGTCATATTCGGCCTATGCCGGCGTGCAGGACGCGATGGTGCAATGGTGGTACGGCCACAATGCCGTGGGCTTCTTCCTCACCGCCGGCTTCCTCGGCATCATGTACTACTTCGTGCCGAAGCAGGCCGAACGCCCGATTTATTCCTACCGCCTCTCGGTGGTGCATTTCTGGGCGCTGATTTTTACCTACATGTGGGCCGGCCCGCACCACCTGCACTACACGGCGCTGCCGGACTGGACGCAATCGCTCGGCATGGTGTTCTCGCTGATCCTGCTGGCACCCTCGTGGGGCGGCATGATCAACGGCATCATGACGCTGTCGGGCGCCTGGCACAAGCTGCGTACCGATCCGATCCTCAAGTTCATGATCACCTCGCTGTCGTTCTACGGCATGTCGACCTTCGAAGGCCCGATGATGTCGATCAAGACGGTGAATGCGCTGTCGCACTACACCGACTGGACCATCGGCCACGTCCATTCCGGGGCGCTGGGGTGGGTCGGCTTCATCTCCATCGGTGCCATCTACTACCTGATCCCGCGCCTGTTCGGCAAGACGCAGATGCATTCGGTCAAGCTGATCGAAGCGCATTTCTGGATCGCCACCATCGGTATCGTGCTCTACATCGCCTCGATGTGGATTGCCGGCGTGATGCAGGGCATGATGTGGCGGGAAACCAATGTCGACGGCACCTTGGCGAATTCGTTCATTCAGTCGGTGAAAGCCACTTATCCGTTCTACGCGGTGCGTTTGCTGGGCGGTGTGCTATACCTGTCCGGGATGCTGCTGATGGGCTACAACGTTGCGCGCACTATCGCCGGCGGCAAGCCCGTCAATGCACCGGTCCTACTGCCAGCAGCCCATGCTGCTTGA
- the ccoO gene encoding cytochrome-c oxidase, cbb3-type subunit II codes for MSFTHEKIETNVGWLIVLAVLVVSIGGLVEIVPLFFQKSMTMPVNELVKPYDAVRLAGRDIYLREGCYNCHSQMIRPFRAETERYGHYSVAGEFIYDHPFQWGSKRTGPDLARVGGRYSDQWHRIHLLNPRDVVPESNMPAYYWLERPVDASAIDLKMAALRKVGVPYSDEDIAGAKKALEGKSELDVLIAYLQGMGTALKQAR; via the coding sequence ATGTCCTTTACCCACGAAAAGATTGAAACCAATGTCGGCTGGCTGATAGTGTTGGCAGTTCTGGTGGTCAGCATTGGCGGCCTGGTCGAGATTGTCCCGCTGTTCTTCCAGAAGTCGATGACGATGCCGGTCAATGAACTGGTCAAACCCTATGATGCGGTGCGCCTTGCCGGACGTGACATTTACCTGCGCGAAGGTTGCTACAACTGTCACTCGCAGATGATCCGCCCCTTCCGTGCCGAGACGGAACGCTATGGCCATTATTCGGTTGCCGGCGAGTTTATCTATGACCATCCCTTCCAGTGGGGCTCGAAGCGTACCGGCCCCGACCTGGCGCGTGTCGGCGGGCGTTACTCTGATCAGTGGCATCGCATTCACCTGCTTAACCCGCGCGATGTCGTGCCGGAATCGAATATGCCGGCTTATTATTGGCTGGAACGTCCGGTCGATGCAAGTGCCATCGACTTGAAGATGGCCGCGTTGCGCAAGGTGGGGGTGCCCTACAGCGATGAAGATATCGCCGGCGCCAAGAAGGCACTCGAAGGGAAGAGCGAACTTGACGTGCTGATTGCTTACTTACAGGGCATGGGAACTGCCCTCAAACAGGCGAGGTGA
- a CDS encoding cbb3-type cytochrome oxidase subunit 3: MDINDFRSLFTVLTFISFIAIVIWAWSGRRRKEFDAAARMVLEDEAPFNGNCCNQD, encoded by the coding sequence ATGGACATCAACGATTTTCGTTCGCTATTTACCGTGCTGACCTTCATTTCATTTATTGCCATCGTGATCTGGGCATGGTCGGGCCGTCGCCGCAAGGAGTTCGATGCAGCCGCCCGCATGGTCCTGGAGGATGAAGCTCCCTTCAACGGCAACTGCTGTAACCAGGACTAA